Below is a window of Humulus lupulus chromosome 2, drHumLupu1.1, whole genome shotgun sequence DNA.
AAGATTGGGAAATCTCTAAAGATGAATTGATATATAAATGGATGTGTGAGGGGTTTCTAGATGAGTGTTCTGATTTTGAGAGTTTGCAAGGCCAAGGATATACCATCATTGGCTCTCTTCTTTATGCATGCTTATTAGAAGAGGTCGATGAAACACGTGTACAGATGCATGATGTGATCCGGGACATGGCTTTATGGATAGCTTGTGGGTGTGAAAAGGCAGATCACACTTTTTTGGTGAAAACGAATGTTGAGTTGAAAGAACCAATGATTGAAAGATGGAATGAGGTTGAAAGGATCTCTTTGATGAAAAACTGCATTGAGAGTCTCTCAGGAAGTCCGACATGTCCTAACCTCTCAACTTTATTTCTTCAGAAAAACCAATTGCTTCAAGTTAGTGGCAGCTTTTTTGAGTTCATACCTAAATTAACAGTTTTGGATTTGTCAGATAATGGATCATTGACTTGTTTGCCAACGGAGATATCAAAATTAGTCTCATTGCAATACCTCAATCTAGCATCTACAGGCATAAAAGAGTTGCCAAGAGAGTTGAAGGATTTGAAAATGTTGAAATACTTGAACTTAGATTATTTATATAATCTTAATGTAATTCCAGAAGGAGTGATATCAAGCTTTTCACGGCTACAAGTGTTACACATGTTTTGGTGCGGAATATGGTCTGAAGAGATGGTGGAGGATAGAGTTGAATGTGGGGGTAGTGAATTACTAGTACAAGAATTAGAGAGTTTGAAACACATAATGAAGTTGGCTGTCTCCATAAAATATGTCACTGCCCTTGATAGATTGTTGGCCTCCCAAATGCTACTGAACTCCACTCAACGTCTATTTCTCCATTTTGAAAGCACCTTGCAGTTTCTTAATCTATCCACTCTTTTGAGGATGGAACGGTTAGAGAAACTTTATCTTTTAAAATGTTCAAGGTTAGAAGAGTTAAAGATAGATTGGGAATGGAAAAGAAGAGAGGAATGTTCTTCCCATGTACCAAGTCCTCCTCAATGCCCAACTAACGACTTGTTCCCAAGCCTTCGTGATGTCTATGTTTCTTTTTGTCCTAATTTGAAGGAATTGACTGTGCTAGCTTTTGCTCCAAACCTGCAGGTTCTTACTGTCATTAATTGCCCTGCATTGGAAGAAATAATAAGATTGGAGAAACTAGGAGATGCTCCAGAGGAGGTGAAATGTTTACAGCCTTTTCTTAAACTTGATACTCTAGCATTGGATGACTTGCCGAAATTAAAGAATATCTACCCAAAACCTCTACCCTTTCCTTGTCTAAAGTTTATCAATGTAAGTGGTTGTGAAGAGCTGAAGAAACTTCCAGTGAGTTCTACTGTGACTAAAATGCGACCCGATTTGAAGATTGAGGGAAGGGAATCTTGGCGGAATAAGTTAGAATGGGAGGATGAGACCACTCGAGATGCCTTTCTCCCCTGTTTTGATGCAATAAATAGGTGAACTACAGGTGAGATATTGCCAACTTACGTTTTGAGTAATAATCTtccttccatatatatatatatataacttacattattttttattattaagtcTGCGTTTTCTGATTTAATGTTGTACAGAATTTGTATTGCAACGTGGCGGTTCTTTTGCTTCAATTGTTGTTGGGCTGGCTGggaaacataacttaaatctgtAATTTTGCTGCTCAAGATTTCAATTTATTCAGCCAATTGAACGTTTTGTAGTTTAAGGCATCTCCACATAATAAAGGTACCCACTCATCATTTGTATTTGGTCTAATCTCTACTTTGAAATCTCTTGTGAATATCATTGTTTAAATTTGACAAGTTGTAATCTTGACCAGGTTCCTTGAATTGCCTATGTTGTCAAAGCTGGGTTGTATGTGCTGGCCCAACCTTATTCCCTTTGTCATTTTGGCCATTTGAATTTCAGCTATTCATGTTGTGCATGTTATTCATTGTCtccattaattttaatttaactgTATGTGAAACAATAACCAGCTTCCTTATTTCTTATTTTTCTATTTGTGAGGATTTTTCTGTTTACATGTTTGTGTTATctttaaaaataagataaaatgGGTGATTTTACTTGCTATCTTCAatgttttctttttttaaatttcaagtgGTTGTGATTAACAAAAAAACAGATAAAACAATTATAGTGATCATTGTGAGAAAAAATTGGACTAATGTCATTCCAATCTTTCAGTTTATTTGTAGAAAatttaaacatatttaaaatTATACTTACCAATGTGATGCTTTTCTTTCTAATCTGTTATTTATATAATACAGTTTCACCTAAAACAAATATGTGTAGTTCCAAATTATATATGCAACATGTAAATTTGTGTATCTCAATTGTTACTTATGTAATGGTGTGCTGAGAAAATAATGACTAGAATATGCAATTTGAATCAATTAATTGATTACGAAATTGAATAGGGTATCTTCTATTTAACATAATACTcaaatggattccattaatacaTTTTcaccttcattttttttttctatctatAAAAGGTATCTTATGTATCTCTATAAgacaaaatataattaattttgtgtTGATTAATAAGTGAGTAGTGAGAACTAGGATAAAAAGTGTTACTCTACAACTAGAAGTAGAAGAATTTCTTAGGCATAATTTGAATCAACCGGAAATCTCCAACACAAGACCCAAACACACTGCATTCAACAATAAAGGTGTTGTTTGGcaacacttaaataaataaatttttatttatttaattaaaaatttaataattaaacataaaatgtgtttggtaattttatttttatttattattttttttaaatttattaaattttgaaaataaaattttttcactttcaaattttttttaaatagttttcaattttttattttttttcttatcttcctaaaatcaacacctcatattattaaacaaaaacaaaaaaaaaattattaaacacgTTTAttatcttttgtttttaaaaacaaaaaacaaaaatagttaccaaacatatttttatttttttaaaataaaaaacaaaaataaaataatatttccatttttgtatttaaaaaattcaaaaacaaaaattttaccaaatggGCGAACAAGGCTCACAAAGGTATGCTAGTTAACactttaaaaaattagttttttttaattaaaaatctaaaaatataataaagaaGTATGTTCGGTAAGTgacttttgttttttattttttttaatttaaaaataaaattaagtaaattttgaaaacaaaattttattattttcaaaaaaaaattaaaacactttGTCATTTCTCTATCTCTCGTCTTCCTcatcaatgaaaataaaaattttaccaaaTGCAACCAAAATAATGCAAAATGACACAAACCACTTGCACtggttttataattattttttagtaaagGTTCTATAATTATTAATTGtagaaaaatatcatttatatatatatatatatcaaaataaattatttttagtaaagGTTCTATAATTATTGATTTCATATGTGACCCTACGAGTAGAGATGATAGGAAAAAGTCTCCTACGGGCTTCATAAAAAATGAGACCTCTAAATCTAACTAATTAGGATCCTTGTTCTTCTCTTTTTGCATATATAGAGTTGTTATCATAGGTATAATTGAGTTAAGGTACCATATTTTTTATCGGTCTACTTTATGGCGTGCAAATATAGTTATagttatatttaaatttgattattattttattgataaattaCAATCAGACTAGAGATGGAAAATTTTCTTACGGGAATGGAGCCCCGCACGTACCCACCTCTAATTCTCTGCCTAAAAGGGGAATGGTGGTCATTTTCTAACCCGAATATTAAAATGGACAGAGACGGAAAAAACATAAGaaccaaaataatattttctcaTCTTAATTTTATGATTGTATATGAAACAATAGCCCAGCCTCATTCTTCTACCTTACTACTGGTTTTTCTATTTGTCAGTTCTGATGCACTTATATCATGTTAAGCTTCTTTTTCGTTCAACAAGCCTTGATGATAACACTTGACCGACAAAGTTACTATTTGATCTTATAAATTGGATCTAAGATATTTTGTaggttgttttattaatttttatttatttatatattttttattttctatcttTTAAAATAGAATTGTTCCAAAGTAAATAGTTAGGGGAGAAAAAAATTGAGACCAAATATAAAACGGATAATACTTAGAAATAGTTGACAATTGACATATCTTTAGACTAGTCAAGACATTTTTTCTGTTAAGATTTAGCTTTAAGAATAAGATCAAATGGATGATTTTACTTGCTATGCtcaatgtttttttaaaaaaaaaaaaaccaaatggTTGTTGATTaacaaaaaacaaataaaacaattATATTGATCATTGTGACAAAAAATTGGACTAATATGTAATATCATTCCAAACTAAAATTGTGCTACACACATAAAATTATACTTATCAATGTGATATTTATTCTAATTAAATATAATACAATTTCACCTAAAAAAAAGTGTGTCCTTATAAATGATTTATGCCacatgtaaattttgtgtatcTCAATTATTAATTATGTACAATACATGGAGAGCTAAGAAATTAATGACTAGAAGATGCAATTTGAAGCAATTATTGATTGGGAAATTGAGTATGATATCTTCTATTTAACATAATACTCGAATGGATTCTAttaatattgttgacgcggttcttcgccaacaggtaattaagaaaagaagagaaagggattagcgCTTAGATTGAACCggaacagatatatgatctttgaaaatgaaatggtgactcaaaatacgttttttaagtggttcaaaggttaaaatcattctactccactagtcagtattattgctatatacttggtatttgattacagagtatttcttacaatccAGAacccaacccctattaactcccaaggtctccatatttataggagaaggcacctgggagttggtaagaaggtcatcccgtgaccttcttacctattatgtcaactctgtgacattcatgattaattcctaaacctgacacataagtgtggtcaaatcaataggtaaggggataatgggtcgcacggcccaaaccagtcgtgggagtCTGAATACGCCCGTTCCTGCTGCGtgcccgagaagtcagggatatatccaaCACGTGATGTCCGATaaatgcacgtttaccttgcgtggttgactttaaaaggggtcacagcctccaactccagctcgtatcacGAGCTAGATCTTCACTCGACTTGCGGCCTTCCGAGTCGGCCTTCCGGGTCCTGACTCaatccttaggcaatcttggctaacccttaggttaccccgagctaaggaggtaggaccttacgatggcagctccggtcctagggatgtctgcctggtaatcatgattaggccgcacctcagctcgctaatcagcccgagggaaaatcagggcgtacatctgccccccaagctcctgctcgtggtacacgaggTCGTGTAAGGccacaataggggcttttaggcttctccacgaactcttcatattccaccttttacgcaggcgcctaaTACGTGGAGCATCATGGTTGGGGACGGTACGTCtttcgagaaccgcatttaatggcctagcctatacccaGTCGTCATTTCGTATATCgggtggagagccttggatcccacatcagggtcATCCAACGACCCTCTTTATGTGACCCTTcacatatataaaaggggtggccaccctacgcatgggccaccctttcatttgaaatttctcagaaattctcttcttcttctctcttcatctcagaagaaaaaccctcttctttccgtcTGCCAccctcagcgttcaagaagctcaggcgtaaggactccttcgaagctttggaaacaaatactccgaCGAATCTCCAACCTAGGCAACTCCTACACCCACTTTCCAGctaaacactctgtaagtctcctgactgtgcatgttttgaaaatatttttcactgtagcttaggtaaatatttactgtagccgcatgcaagggtttactggttttttgtgggtatgaagggtgaaagccttttaggttagggtatttttgcagtAGGAAATCActtaggagtatggtttacaggatgcattttctggggaaaatttctgggcaggatttttggtattttgggtgtaaaaccgggtagcttaggggacacgcttcacagacGGTTTTTCCTttcatgcctattggaactttccctccaaggcaacattttaacctgaccctcctgacacacgaattccaagtaatcggggatctgttgggagcacaggcgcgtgttcataaaaccgcgtggtctcactctccacgagctgggcttacctcagctcgtgcaaagaacatttcatttttcctcatgcttgggtcgccttttctgaaatcttttcttttgttcgctaggcgaccagatggcaccgaagaagaatGCTCCAAAGAAGACTGCTGGCAGATCatcctcccagcaagacaaaggaaaagcggtgatgcccgaatccccgatccccaactttgggcctgcgatggaacaggagctcgaggacgcgttctttgaggcagagaggatcgtctcaaagattaccgaccaggcgaaggtcaacaaaatcttcctctcccacaacattgggctggggagagcatcagtggttgcccgacctcccgcggaaggcgagcggagctgcgcgccgctcgacgaggcattcgcggcctggagcgacgagcacttcaaggcaggggccttcctcctgttggaccagtactttgctgacttcctcaactttgtgaggttggccccattccagctcccccccaactcttatcggctgttggcggggttacgatatttattcttgaaacacgagtgggaggtccccactcctgtagatattttgtactttttctgcctcaaggccagcccggagtagcgggggcgaggtgacgggttttattacttaacccgattccccaacacggctacggtcatcgagctgcccagccaccccaatgacttcaaagatcaattctttatgtcaacggggttcagaaactgcgagctccactacttcaatcatcctcgtaagtgctttttaaccttagctcataagttaagtgtcgtttagctcctcctatatccctttctgacttagattaatcctgcagctgTCTTCACggggacagagaaatctgtgaccctcggggcccaatacgagacactggcgggcttgccccccagtgagaaggattaccgcgtgctcgtaacagacgagacgatggtggcctacaagctgattttcccaaattagactttgaacctaaggaggccccagaggcttcccccagctcgcgacaccagacccaccATCGTAGAGGAAGTCGCAggaaatgaagatgaggaggacagggaggacgaggttcccttcgtgaggaacaagaagcgggcgttggaggtcgcccaaacaGCGGGCGAGGAGCGGATCctgtccggagcagccgcgggtccttccggccaaggtaacccttacatgtttaggaatttagatagggccattgccgacccccggctagctaggttcaatcccagacagatcgtccaacgtcaccgaagagatccggacctggatacaaccctgcttcactgtgtcgaccagct
It encodes the following:
- the LOC133817017 gene encoding probable disease resistance protein At5g63020; amino-acid sequence: MGNCFSISLQFDAIFSNCYQSTVAQASYVHNLKENLKALEKASEELTDVKNGLVRRVKIAEEEDQLMCLETVQRWISRAEAMEIEAQELLQRGSQESIRLCLWGCCSKNYKSSYIYGKKVLRKLDEVTDLKGEGVFEVVAERGPIAPVVEVPDEPTVGMEPIFDLVWTKLNEEDVRIMGLYGMGGVGKTTLLKKINNNFLNSQNDFHVIWVVVSKDHTIENIQNSIGEKISPSCGEDVWKNKTSQQKSEVIFNVLNKKKFILLLDDIWERIDLVKVGIPLRNTQNGSKLVFTTRSKDVCSRMEVDKQVEVKCLSWEESWKLFQEKVGKEALSVHPDILDLAKQVAKECDGLPLALTTIGRAMACKRTPQEWRYAIQILKNSASSFSGMGDEVFPLLKFSYDNLSSEKFKSCFLYCALFPEDWEISKDELIYKWMCEGFLDECSDFESLQGQGYTIIGSLLYACLLEEVDETRVQMHDVIRDMALWIACGCEKADHTFLVKTNVELKEPMIERWNEVERISLMKNCIESLSGSPTCPNLSTLFLQKNQLLQVSGSFFEFIPKLTVLDLSDNGSLTCLPTEISKLVSLQYLNLASTGIKELPRELKDLKMLKYLNLDYLYNLNVIPEGVISSFSRLQVLHMFWCGIWSEEMVEDRVECGGSELLVQELESLKHIMKLAVSIKYVTALDRLLASQMLLNSTQRLFLHFESTLQFLNLSTLLRMERLEKLYLLKCSRLEELKIDWEWKRREECSSHVPSPPQCPTNDLFPSLRDVYVSFCPNLKELTVLAFAPNLQVLTVINCPALEEIIRLEKLGDAPEEVKCLQPFLKLDTLALDDLPKLKNIYPKPLPFPCLKFINVSGCEELKKLPVSSTVTKMRPDLKIEGRESWRNKLEWEDETTRDAFLPCFDAINR